A window of the Bombina bombina isolate aBomBom1 chromosome 3, aBomBom1.pri, whole genome shotgun sequence genome harbors these coding sequences:
- the NR0B1 gene encoding nuclear receptor subfamily 0 group B member 1, with amino-acid sequence MACLDKCHCSVDNRRHGSILYNILKNEEHKESHNSKSRKDHSGIFGQGCSCGSQKRVSLKSPQITCKAASAVLVKTLRFVKNVPCFQELPLDDQLVLVRNCWAPLLVLGLAQDKVDFETIETSEPSMLQRILTNKDEGEKIQQQDHHEIQRGPSHHHQHRLTQLPSAAEIRWIKEFLNKCWKLDISTKEYAYLKGIVLFNPDLPELHCIQYIQGLQQEAHQALNEHVKMSQRWDHNRFAKLIIVLSLLRSINAYVIAELFFRPIIGSVNMDDMLLEMLGAKI; translated from the exons ATGGCTTGTTTAGATAAATGCCATTGCTCTGTAGACAACAGGAGACATGGCAGTATTTTATACAATATACTGAAAAATGAGGAACACAAGGAATCACACAATAGCAAAAGCAGAAAAGATCATTCAGGAATATTTGGGCAAGGTTGTTCCTGTGGCTCACAGAAGAGGGTCAGTCTGAAAAGTCCCCAAATCACATGCAAAGCTGCTTCTGCAGTCCTGGTAAAGACTCTAAGATTTGTGAAAAATGTGCCATGCTTTCAGGAACTACCTTTGGATGACCAATTGGTGCTGGTCAGAAACTGCTGGGCTCCACTGCTAGTACTTGGACTTGCACAGGACAAGGTGGATTTTGAAACAATAGAAACGTCAGAACCAAGTATGTTACAGAGGATTTTAACCAATAAAGACGAAGGAGAGAAAATCCAGCAGCAGGATCACCATGAaatacaaagaggaccaagtcaccACCACCAGCACAGACTCACACAGCTCCCATCAGCTGCAGAGATCAGGTGGATCAAAGAGTTTCTAAACAAGTGCTGGAAACTGGACATCAGCACTAAGGAATATGCGTACCTCAAAGGGATTGTGCTTTTTAATCCAG ATTTACCAGAATTACACTGCATCCAGTATATCCAAGGATTACAACAGGAAGCCCACCAAGCCTTAAATGAACATGTCAAAATGAGTCAAAGATGGGATCACAACAGATTTGCCAAATTAATTATTGTCCTTTCCTTACTCAGATCAATCAATGCTTATGTCATTGCAGAACTTTTTTTTCGACCAATTATTGGTTCCGTCAATATGGATGACATGCTGCTAGAGATGCTTGGGGCAAAAATATGA